The genomic region CTTACAGCCACATGGACGTCGTGGCCGACGGCGTGATCGAGGTCTATCGCAACCGCCAGGCCCTCAAGGGCCTCACGATGATCTACGAGCCTCCGACGCTCCGCTTCTTCACGGCAAGGTTTGAGTCGCTATAGAGGCTTCTCTGTCCCTGAGACGAGACCCTTCGGTTCCCCGGATCAATGCCGATACAGTTGCTCCTAAGCCAGGACGGCCTCTTCTTCAGACACCGGCAGCTTAGGGTCGGCTTTGACAGCTAGCCATTTCAACGTAGCGAGGTTGCGGATAGTTGAAGCGACTGTGTTTTTATCAAAAGGCGGGCGACGTTTTTGTTTCCAGTGCATAACCGCCTCCAAGACTTCAGTTTCGGAGGGCGGCTCTCGTCTTTCCCGCGCCAGCTCTCGGGTTGCAAACAACACGGTGGCAATGACCTCTGCTTGAGCGGTGTTAACCCGCATAAACAGATCGGCCGTTTTTTCGAGAATCTGAGCCCACTGACCAAAGGAAGATGTATACTTTTGCCGAACCCGGTTGAAATTCGGCCCTACCTTGACCACGAACATCTTTCCGTGTCGCTCTTCCTGAAGCAGCCCGTTATTGATCAGCTTAGTTTCAACGCGCTTCAAATCTTCTGAGAATGGGCCGAAACTACTGCGTTGGTAATGCAAGCCCGTTGGCAACCCCTCGTTCGTTGCAACATATGCAATCTTTTGAAACAGCGTTCTCCCGATCAGCCAGTGGTAGGGCTGCTGCTCGATACGGGAGATAATCTCAATCAATCCCACCCATGCGGGATTGAGCGCAGATGGCCCTGTCTTGGTAATCTGCTCAATATGTGCTTCAGCGCCGTGTTCAAGGAACTCTACCGTTAGCTCTTTTGGGTGAGTCCCATAAGGCGCGTAAAGTTCGACAGGGATAGTCATTTCTTTAGCGAACCGATAAATCAAAGGGCCTACGACCCGCCATTCCAATTGCCCGTTACCACACCCAAGCGGAGGAATGGCAAGCGATGTGACACCCCATACCCGATAATGCTCCAACAGGTATGTCAGCCCATGCTCAATGTCGCTGAGCCGGGAAATCGATTTCCAATGCTCCTTGGTCGGGAAATTGATGATCTGGGGTGGAAACAGGGTTTTGTAAAGGTAGAGAATTCCTGGTCTGACTTCTCCCCGCTCACACCGCTTGACATAATCGTCATACATATCCGGGAACCGGC from Nitrospirota bacterium harbors:
- a CDS encoding macro domain-containing protein, whose protein sequence is MKILVGDILQSKAQTLINTINCVGVMGKGIALEFKSRFPDMYDDYVKRCERGEVRPGILYLYKTLFPPQIINFPTKEHWKSISRLSDIEHGLTYLLEHYRVWGVTSLAIPPLGCGNGQLEWRVVGPLIYRFAKEMTIPVELYAPYGTHPKELTVEFLEHGAEAHIEQITKTGPSALNPAWVGLIEIISRIEQQPYHWLIGRTLFQKIAYVATNEGLPTGLHYQRSSFGPFSEDLKRVETKLINNGLLQEERHGKMFVVKVGPNFNRVRQKYTSSFGQWAQILEKTADLFMRVNTAQAEVIATVLFATRELARERREPPSETEVLEAVMHWKQKRRPPFDKNTVASTIRNLATLKWLAVKADPKLPVSEEEAVLA